One genomic window of Halorubrum hochsteinianum includes the following:
- a CDS encoding Eco57I restriction-modification methylase domain-containing protein produces MTDSATAAIRAVFEAFVADLHDAVGRQALEAILTGERPLSDFDLDCEPEAFTEERLVRPLLDAADLRLGDPAEERAGPSATAPDFRIAKVDRAVVGEARAIGEIAAASDGVEESVGPFRDEEYGIATDGVVWRLHGAEARGDATRYPVVAAVDTRQALLAAAVGSGYLDEAALPSDVDATGAEADRDAVRDALEDVRLAASGSGDAAAALDALPRPRREPDWTATGFEAQFGRANLDRRLRRIPRERRERRRREVEGFYDRYVELLFGEGAEHSFETNLLASISPPDESTPESERRRFALALANRLLFVSVLEQRDVAGIERGFLAGRVGRYEASDPPRSLYESEIRPLFVDLLSTPKSERPPELRDADSRRDRVPCLNDGLFRSAVPNEAAYDVEDGILKRIVEGLGEEDAERGDSLTTDGTLDPSVIGAVFEKVINHLGAKPDVGLQKQELGAIYTPSDVTERVTERTVEPAIEAAVTGALLDRFDDADEREAVRNHLDRLGLGAILDRFSARKRLVLRRDERDESAEIAVPFDEPDAIEAALESVTELRVVDPACGSGHFLTTAMDRLHRAQVDLLAGLNDGDEPSAEARYEAKRELALTGVYGVDVHEAATEVARLRLWLKVIEDNGWKSSYARLPNVDANVAHGNALVGFPVTGGADRTEVRGDEVTEVRGDDIAEIEQRRLAYKFDADTEGDAREERRGSLTGNVRAELDERYVSRLSETVVDEGVESREEFRRLVDSIPGSEEVRPNVRHVKARPAGGGEFSAAQRSALEAAGFDVFRTGTTANLDVGERERALEMGSDEPRDRLVRDLGDVLDEDVVFAEVERRPLPCDLADIAGRPFHWIAEFPEAVTETDAGYALDFDVVLGNPPYGDLLTDGEKRLLTPMETGEGYEELRSGEIAGNFVERELDLLSADGFFGNVVTVGLLSSSERGAEHDLITDGFESAEVSSFARRPSQMFDRSGSRVEINPTILTGRPVGSGDGSAEGSETSSGAIRSSDFLRFTAESREATIRSHDLSPAGDLILRDRIGGDQRGDFDAFPKVGDETKRGILERLSEIPRTLGDWEVDDSPYRVRHRRSFNYWLVATRGGDDLNNMKEYRFPTEAARDFAYLAANSSLLYGYHMTYGNMQDFGKSRFRRFPVPARSELAPWRPLIRHYADLLEAGLAGHVESSGDIGYRGAKGVKEIVDEVEFLLGSIYRLDPRQIRYLQRYDSEFARHGPDGYEPVPDAVAESEGGDPTPAVGFGPETERGGDGTAPF; encoded by the coding sequence ATGACCGACTCGGCGACCGCCGCGATCCGTGCGGTCTTCGAGGCGTTCGTCGCCGACCTCCACGACGCGGTCGGCCGGCAGGCGCTCGAAGCGATCCTCACCGGCGAACGACCTCTCAGCGACTTCGATCTCGACTGCGAGCCGGAGGCGTTCACCGAGGAGAGGCTCGTCCGGCCGCTGCTCGACGCGGCCGACCTCCGGCTCGGCGATCCGGCGGAAGAGCGGGCCGGACCGAGCGCGACGGCCCCCGACTTCCGGATCGCGAAGGTCGACAGGGCGGTCGTCGGCGAAGCGAGAGCGATCGGCGAGATAGCGGCGGCGAGCGACGGCGTCGAGGAGTCCGTCGGCCCGTTCAGGGACGAGGAATACGGTATCGCCACGGACGGGGTCGTCTGGCGGCTACACGGGGCCGAGGCGCGGGGGGACGCCACCCGGTATCCGGTCGTCGCCGCGGTCGACACTCGACAGGCGCTGCTGGCCGCGGCCGTCGGCTCGGGGTACCTCGACGAGGCGGCCCTTCCCTCCGACGTGGACGCGACCGGCGCAGAGGCCGACCGCGACGCCGTGCGCGACGCGCTGGAAGACGTGAGGCTGGCGGCGTCCGGGTCCGGAGACGCGGCGGCCGCGCTCGACGCCCTTCCGCGCCCTCGCCGCGAGCCGGACTGGACGGCGACTGGATTCGAGGCGCAGTTCGGTCGCGCGAACCTCGACCGGCGTCTGCGGCGGATCCCCCGAGAGCGGCGGGAACGGCGGCGACGAGAGGTCGAGGGGTTCTACGACCGGTACGTCGAACTGCTGTTCGGCGAGGGGGCGGAACACTCGTTCGAGACGAACCTCCTCGCGTCGATCTCGCCGCCGGACGAGTCGACTCCGGAGTCCGAGCGGCGGCGGTTCGCGCTCGCGCTCGCGAACCGGCTGCTCTTCGTCAGCGTCCTCGAACAGCGGGACGTGGCCGGGATCGAACGCGGATTCCTGGCCGGACGGGTCGGGCGGTACGAGGCGTCTGACCCGCCGCGGAGCCTCTACGAGTCGGAGATCCGACCGCTGTTCGTCGACCTGCTGAGCACGCCGAAGTCGGAGCGACCGCCGGAGCTCCGAGACGCGGACTCGCGGCGCGATCGGGTGCCGTGCCTCAACGACGGGCTGTTCCGCTCCGCCGTCCCGAACGAGGCGGCGTACGACGTGGAAGACGGGATCTTGAAGCGGATCGTCGAAGGGCTGGGCGAGGAGGACGCGGAGAGGGGGGACTCGCTGACGACGGACGGAACCCTCGACCCGTCGGTCATCGGGGCCGTCTTCGAGAAGGTGATCAACCACCTCGGCGCGAAGCCCGACGTCGGACTCCAGAAGCAGGAGCTGGGGGCGATATACACGCCGTCGGACGTCACGGAGCGGGTAACGGAGAGAACGGTCGAGCCGGCGATCGAAGCGGCCGTCACCGGAGCCCTCCTCGATCGGTTCGACGACGCGGACGAGCGCGAGGCCGTTCGAAATCACTTGGACCGGCTGGGGCTGGGAGCGATACTCGACCGCTTCTCGGCGCGGAAGCGACTCGTCCTCCGGCGAGACGAGAGGGACGAGTCCGCGGAGATCGCGGTCCCGTTCGACGAACCGGACGCGATCGAGGCGGCTCTGGAAAGCGTGACGGAGCTCCGGGTGGTCGACCCCGCGTGCGGCTCCGGCCACTTCCTCACGACGGCGATGGACCGGCTCCACCGCGCGCAGGTCGATCTGCTCGCCGGTCTCAACGACGGCGACGAGCCGTCCGCCGAGGCCCGGTACGAGGCGAAGCGCGAACTCGCGTTGACCGGCGTCTACGGCGTCGACGTTCACGAGGCCGCGACCGAGGTCGCTCGGCTCCGCCTGTGGCTCAAAGTGATCGAGGACAACGGGTGGAAGTCGTCGTACGCGCGGCTCCCGAACGTCGACGCGAACGTCGCGCACGGGAACGCGCTGGTCGGCTTCCCCGTCACCGGCGGCGCGGACCGAACCGAAGTCCGGGGAGACGAAGTCACAGAGGTCCGAGGAGACGACATCGCCGAGATCGAGCAACGGCGGCTGGCGTACAAGTTCGACGCGGACACCGAGGGGGACGCCCGAGAGGAGCGACGCGGCTCCCTGACCGGAAACGTTCGGGCGGAATTAGACGAGCGGTACGTTTCGCGCCTGTCCGAGACGGTCGTCGACGAAGGCGTCGAGAGCCGCGAGGAGTTCCGTCGCCTCGTCGACTCGATACCGGGCTCCGAGGAAGTCCGTCCGAACGTCCGGCACGTCAAGGCGAGACCGGCCGGCGGCGGGGAGTTCTCGGCGGCACAGCGGTCGGCCCTCGAGGCCGCGGGCTTCGACGTGTTCCGCACCGGAACCACGGCGAACTTAGATGTCGGCGAGCGCGAGCGGGCGCTGGAGATGGGGTCCGACGAACCGCGAGATCGGCTCGTCCGTGACCTCGGAGACGTGCTGGACGAGGACGTCGTCTTCGCGGAGGTCGAGCGACGACCGCTCCCCTGTGACCTAGCGGACATCGCGGGGCGACCGTTCCACTGGATCGCCGAGTTTCCGGAGGCGGTCACGGAGACCGACGCCGGGTACGCGCTCGATTTCGACGTCGTCCTCGGGAACCCTCCGTACGGGGACCTGCTGACCGACGGCGAGAAGCGCCTCCTGACGCCGATGGAGACCGGAGAGGGGTACGAAGAGCTACGCAGCGGCGAGATCGCGGGCAACTTCGTCGAACGCGAACTCGACCTGTTGTCCGCGGACGGCTTCTTCGGAAACGTCGTGACCGTCGGCCTGTTGTCGAGCAGCGAGCGCGGGGCCGAACACGACCTCATCACCGACGGGTTCGAGTCCGCCGAGGTCTCCTCGTTCGCCCGACGCCCGTCGCAGATGTTCGACCGGTCGGGGAGCCGCGTCGAGATCAACCCGACGATACTCACCGGTCGGCCGGTCGGGTCGGGCGACGGGAGCGCGGAGGGCTCCGAGACGTCGTCCGGAGCGATCCGGTCGAGCGACTTCCTCAGGTTCACCGCCGAGTCGCGCGAGGCGACGATCAGGTCGCACGACCTGAGCCCGGCCGGCGATCTGATCCTCCGCGATCGGATCGGAGGCGACCAGAGAGGCGATTTCGACGCGTTCCCGAAGGTGGGCGACGAGACGAAACGCGGCATCCTCGAACGCCTCTCGGAGATTCCGCGGACGCTCGGCGACTGGGAGGTCGACGACTCGCCGTACCGCGTCCGCCACCGTCGCTCGTTCAACTACTGGCTGGTGGCGACCAGGGGCGGCGACGACCTGAACAACATGAAGGAGTACCGCTTCCCGACCGAGGCCGCGCGCGACTTCGCGTATCTGGCGGCGAACAGCTCGCTGCTGTACGGCTACCACATGACCTACGGGAACATGCAGGACTTCGGGAAGAGTCGGTTCCGGCGGTTCCCGGTCCCCGCGCGGTCGGAGTTGGCCCCCTGGCGACCGCTGATTCGACACTACGCCGACCTCCTCGAAGCGGGACTGGCCGGGCACGTGGAGTCGAGCGGCGACATCGGTTACCGAGGGGCGAAGGGGGTGAAGGAGATCGTCGACGAGGTCGAGTTCCTCCTCGGCTCGATATACCGCTTAGATCCACGGCAGATACGATACCTCCAGAGGTACGATAGCGAGTTCGCCCGGCACGGCCCGGACGGGTACGAGCCGGTCCCCGACGCGGTCGCGGAGAGCGAGGGAGGCGACCCGACGCCGGCGGTCGGGTTCGGCCCCGAGACGGAGCGCGGCGGCGACGGGACCGCGCCGTTCTAG
- a CDS encoding AbrB/MazE/SpoVT family DNA-binding domain-containing protein yields the protein MSSEGIDSESKVSGNQANIPARIRRELDIDDGDTLRWNIEDDGTLRVQVVQRRKGTFSDFDGYDGGQETDATSEHDAWGVDIE from the coding sequence ATGAGTAGCGAAGGCATCGATTCCGAGAGCAAGGTCTCGGGGAACCAAGCCAACATTCCCGCCCGCATCCGTCGCGAACTGGACATCGACGACGGCGACACGCTCCGCTGGAACATCGAGGACGACGGGACGCTCCGCGTTCAGGTCGTCCAACGGCGCAAGGGGACGTTCAGCGACTTCGACGGGTACGACGGCGGTCAGGAGACGGACGCCACGAGCGAACACGACGCTTGGGGCGTCGACATCGAATAG
- a CDS encoding archaeosine biosynthesis radical SAM protein RaSEA: MSQPSPDAYEQGRGMDAHNAVMRDIRAERSETYDPTEPTRVWIDEDNTPDGVVNSLTIILNTGGCRWARAGGCTMCGYVAESVEGGSVAHEDLMTQIDACLDHEREAADEPAELIKIYTSGSFLDEREVPAETRAAIAETFAGRDRIVVESLPDFVSREKITDFADRGIATDVAVGLETATDRVRHDCVNKYFDFADFEDACAEAADADAEFDADVGIKAYLLMKPPFLAEPEAVDDMVDSIRRCADVDGCHTVSMNPTNVQRYTMVDELFFEGGYRPPWLWSVAHVLEETADADAIVVSDPVGHGSDRGAHNCGECDDRVQTAIKDFDKRQDPSVFEQVSCECEATWEYVMEAETSYNMPLAR; encoded by the coding sequence ATGAGTCAGCCGAGCCCCGACGCGTACGAGCAGGGGCGTGGGATGGACGCGCACAACGCCGTGATGCGCGACATCCGCGCCGAGCGCTCGGAGACGTACGACCCGACGGAGCCGACCCGCGTGTGGATCGACGAGGACAACACGCCGGACGGCGTGGTGAACTCCCTCACGATCATCTTGAACACCGGCGGCTGCCGGTGGGCCCGCGCCGGCGGCTGCACGATGTGCGGCTACGTCGCCGAGTCCGTCGAGGGCGGCAGCGTCGCCCACGAGGACCTCATGACGCAGATCGACGCGTGCCTCGACCACGAGCGCGAGGCGGCCGACGAGCCGGCCGAGCTGATCAAGATCTACACCTCCGGCTCCTTCCTCGACGAGCGCGAGGTGCCCGCGGAGACGCGGGCGGCCATCGCCGAGACGTTCGCGGGCCGCGACCGCATCGTCGTCGAGTCGCTGCCGGACTTCGTGAGCCGGGAGAAGATCACCGACTTCGCGGACCGCGGGATCGCGACCGACGTGGCGGTGGGGTTAGAGACCGCGACCGACCGCGTCCGCCACGACTGCGTGAACAAGTACTTCGACTTCGCCGACTTCGAGGACGCCTGCGCGGAGGCCGCGGACGCGGACGCCGAGTTCGACGCTGACGTGGGGATCAAGGCGTACCTCCTGATGAAGCCCCCCTTCCTCGCGGAGCCGGAGGCGGTCGACGACATGGTCGACTCGATCCGGCGGTGCGCCGACGTGGACGGCTGTCACACCGTCTCGATGAACCCGACGAACGTCCAGCGCTACACGATGGTCGACGAGTTGTTCTTCGAGGGCGGCTACCGCCCGCCGTGGCTCTGGTCGGTCGCGCACGTGCTGGAGGAGACCGCAGACGCAGACGCCATCGTCGTCTCGGACCCCGTCGGCCACGGCTCCGACCGCGGCGCGCACAACTGCGGCGAGTGCGACGACCGGGTCCAGACCGCGATCAAGGACTTCGACAAGCGGCAGGACCCGAGCGTCTTCGAGCAGGTGTCCTGCGAGTGCGAGGCGACGTGGGAGTACGTGATGGAGGCCGAGACGAGCTACAACATGCCGCTGGCGCGGTAG
- a CDS encoding IS6 family transposase, translating to MSESNRLDGCTGWIDLEFVERERTPHEIIETGIRLHLAGLSLSNTKQYLERLGVERSRTAIHNWIQKADLQPVDGASPNRVAVDETAIQIDSDRYWLYAAVDPRTNEFLHVDVFPVQSKQFTLVFLRDLREKHHVEDALFLVDAGGHLTAALSRTSLRFQITRHGNRNAIERVFREVKRRTSSFSNTFRNAEPTAAESWLRAFAVCWNRCLS from the coding sequence ATGTCCGAATCCAACCGCCTCGACGGCTGTACAGGATGGATCGACTTGGAGTTTGTGGAGCGTGAGCGGACACCCCACGAGATCATTGAAACCGGTATTCGACTCCATCTTGCCGGACTATCACTCTCGAATACCAAACAGTATCTTGAAAGGTTGGGTGTCGAGCGGAGTCGAACAGCAATTCACAACTGGATTCAAAAGGCCGACCTACAGCCAGTTGACGGTGCGAGCCCGAATCGCGTTGCGGTTGATGAGACTGCGATTCAGATCGATTCGGACAGATACTGGCTGTATGCTGCTGTAGATCCTCGCACAAACGAATTCCTCCATGTTGACGTATTTCCCGTCCAAAGCAAACAATTCACGCTGGTATTTCTCCGCGATCTTAGAGAGAAACACCACGTTGAGGATGCGCTATTTCTCGTTGATGCTGGCGGACACCTCACAGCAGCACTCTCACGAACCTCACTTCGATTTCAAATCACTCGTCATGGAAATCGGAATGCCATCGAACGTGTCTTTCGAGAAGTAAAACGACGGACCTCTTCGTTTTCAAATACGTTTAGAAATGCGGAGCCGACGGCAGCAGAATCGTGGCTCCGAGCCTTCGCCGTCTGCTGGAACCGATGCTTAAGTTAA
- the engB gene encoding GTP-binding protein EngB has translation MFEDRPDRDAEVVLVGRSNVGKSTLMRELTGHDFSTGGKPGVTRQPNHFDWASEGFMFTDLPGFGFMSGVEDEHREQIKTDIVRYLEDNADSILAGVVVLDGKAAVDIIDRHRERGNIPHDVEMFGFLKDVGVEPIVAVNKTDKIDDLDERLDEICDRLGLYPPWQQWSDRVAPICAKRGDIEALEECLRTRFHDHNRDDLLKFVS, from the coding sequence ATGTTCGAAGACCGGCCGGACCGCGACGCCGAGGTCGTCCTCGTGGGACGATCGAACGTCGGCAAGTCCACGCTGATGCGCGAACTGACCGGGCACGACTTCTCGACCGGCGGCAAGCCGGGCGTCACCCGGCAGCCGAACCACTTCGACTGGGCCAGCGAGGGGTTCATGTTCACCGACCTGCCCGGGTTCGGCTTCATGTCCGGCGTCGAGGACGAACACCGCGAGCAGATCAAGACGGACATCGTCCGCTACCTGGAGGACAACGCCGACTCCATTCTTGCCGGCGTCGTCGTGTTGGACGGGAAGGCCGCGGTGGACATCATCGACCGCCACCGCGAGCGCGGGAACATCCCCCACGATGTGGAGATGTTCGGCTTCTTGAAGGATGTTGGCGTGGAGCCGATCGTCGCCGTCAACAAGACCGACAAGATCGACGACCTCGACGAGCGGCTCGATGAGATTTGTGACCGTCTCGGGCTGTACCCGCCGTGGCAGCAGTGGTCCGACCGTGTGGCCCCGATCTGCGCGAAGCGCGGCGACATCGAGGCGTTAGAGGAGTGTCTGCGGACGCGCTTCCACGACCACAACCGCGACGACCTGCTGAAGTTCGTCTCGTAG
- a CDS encoding FxsA family protein has translation MRPRTLLALLLVVPLVDALFLIVVATRLGWPATVALVVLTAVLGMLLLRAEGRATLGRIQRKLARGAPPTDELLDGGLLIAAGAFLLTPGLVTDAVGFLLALPLSRVPIRMALKKYVVVPYIEKETDGFLSGNVYIGGFPNDGEGGFSMGGGGFPGGGPDGGSGGGPDGFSGGDGDSGAAGGADPGGAAADDDVVDVDFTVEEEEQKGTD, from the coding sequence ATGCGCCCGCGAACGCTGCTCGCGCTGCTCCTCGTCGTCCCCCTCGTGGACGCGCTGTTCCTGATCGTGGTCGCGACGCGGCTCGGGTGGCCGGCGACGGTCGCGCTCGTCGTGTTGACGGCCGTCCTCGGGATGCTCCTCCTCCGCGCCGAGGGCCGGGCCACCCTCGGGCGGATCCAGCGGAAGCTGGCGCGGGGCGCGCCCCCGACCGACGAACTGCTCGACGGCGGGCTGTTGATCGCGGCGGGCGCGTTCCTGCTCACGCCGGGACTCGTCACCGACGCGGTCGGCTTCCTGCTCGCGCTCCCGCTCTCCCGGGTCCCGATCCGAATGGCCCTGAAGAAGTACGTCGTCGTCCCGTACATCGAGAAGGAGACGGACGGGTTCCTCTCCGGCAACGTCTACATCGGCGGCTTCCCGAACGACGGCGAGGGCGGCTTCTCGATGGGGGGTGGCGGCTTCCCCGGCGGCGGTCCTGACGGTGGTTCCGGCGGCGGTCCCGACGGGTTCTCCGGCGGCGACGGAGACAGCGGGGCCGCGGGAGGCGCGGACCCCGGCGGCGCTGCCGCGGACGACGACGTCGTCGACGTGGATTTCACCGTCGAAGAGGAGGAGCAGAAGGGAACCGACTGA
- a CDS encoding cellulosome anchoring protein cohesin region, which yields MRPGRRSGRAALAVLVGVALLVGAVGALAGPASAGDTAGALSVSPESFDVEPGDTVAFEVAMVNDGERDDDGVYGLTLRLDYPSEYLTVTEIESADWFREAPSGDDRSQPDVDVSESVEYDDERGAARLSQSLDDPTTGVTGEAVVATVTVRVEPDAEPAVAELGTRETSTDLTSRRDYPQPLATPSVTFNVSGGGDGEVVTPDYDDAAFADTDDGESASDGDTDGGDASDGNASGNTDANEGEEANGSDGVGDSTGDEAPAPVGGVLLGVVAAALLLARR from the coding sequence ATGAGACCGGGCCGGCGGAGCGGTCGGGCCGCGCTCGCCGTCCTCGTCGGAGTCGCGCTGCTCGTCGGCGCGGTCGGCGCGCTGGCCGGCCCGGCGAGCGCCGGCGACACCGCGGGCGCGCTCTCGGTGTCGCCGGAGTCGTTCGACGTCGAGCCCGGCGACACGGTCGCCTTCGAGGTGGCGATGGTGAACGACGGCGAGCGCGACGACGACGGGGTGTACGGGCTCACGCTCCGACTCGACTACCCGAGCGAGTACCTGACGGTCACGGAGATCGAGTCGGCGGACTGGTTCCGGGAGGCCCCCTCGGGAGACGACCGGTCGCAGCCGGACGTCGACGTGTCCGAGTCGGTCGAGTACGACGACGAGCGGGGGGCCGCGCGGCTGTCCCAGTCGCTCGACGACCCGACGACCGGCGTCACCGGCGAGGCGGTCGTCGCGACCGTCACCGTTCGCGTGGAGCCGGACGCGGAGCCGGCGGTCGCGGAACTCGGGACCCGGGAGACGAGCACGGACCTCACCAGCCGGCGCGACTACCCGCAGCCGCTGGCGACCCCGTCGGTGACGTTCAACGTCTCCGGCGGCGGCGACGGCGAGGTCGTCACGCCCGACTACGACGACGCGGCGTTCGCGGACACCGACGACGGCGAGAGCGCGAGCGACGGGGACACGGACGGCGGGGACGCGAGCGACGGAAACGCGAGCGGGAACACGGACGCGAACGAGGGCGAGGAAGCGAACGGGAGCGACGGGGTCGGGGATTCGACCGGCGACGAGGCCCCGGCACCGGTCGGCGGGGTACTCCTCGGGGTCGTCGCGGCCGCGCTCCTGCTCGCCAGACGGTGA
- a CDS encoding PIN domain-containing protein, translated as MPRALVDTSVLFAAAYRRDSAHDDALPILRGIDSGDLPEAVILDYVLAETLNGLTTHAGHEAAVDFLDRVEENSRLHIDSLTADAFATAKGRFRRHEGFSLVDACIVAYTETEGLEYLYAFDDDFDAAESGSRLDVATDPYQPE; from the coding sequence ATGCCCCGCGCTCTCGTCGACACGAGCGTCCTCTTCGCGGCCGCGTACCGCCGGGACAGCGCACACGACGACGCCCTTCCGATCCTCAGGGGAATCGACAGCGGTGACCTCCCGGAGGCGGTGATCCTCGACTACGTGCTCGCGGAGACGCTCAACGGGCTGACGACGCACGCGGGCCACGAGGCCGCCGTCGACTTCCTCGATCGGGTCGAGGAGAACTCGCGGCTTCACATCGACTCCCTGACGGCGGACGCGTTCGCAACCGCGAAAGGCCGCTTCCGGCGGCACGAGGGGTTCTCGCTCGTCGACGCCTGTATCGTCGCGTACACGGAGACGGAGGGGCTCGAATACCTCTACGCGTTCGACGACGACTTCGACGCCGCCGAGAGCGGCTCCCGCCTCGACGTCGCAACCGACCCGTATCAGCCGGAGTGA
- a CDS encoding 5-formyltetrahydrofolate cyclo-ligase, whose amino-acid sequence MDKQAVREAVWDAFDEGDQGRFPFPPHDRIPNFAGADAAAERLAATAAWESAATLKANPDAPQLPVRRAALRAGKTVYVAQPRLRDPDPFLRLDPTEIPPDEIDDATTVSGVSEYGTSTAPEDLPHVDLIVAGSVGVTTDGARIGKGEGYSDLEWAVLRELDAVDTDTTVATTVHELSVLDGPESAAGADADLPGPDAHDVPLDLVVTPERTVRTDTPYARPSGVDWDALGGERLDAIPVLRERAPGSE is encoded by the coding sequence ATGGACAAACAGGCCGTCCGCGAGGCGGTGTGGGACGCCTTCGACGAGGGCGACCAAGGCCGGTTCCCCTTCCCGCCGCACGACCGCATCCCCAACTTCGCCGGGGCCGACGCGGCGGCGGAGCGGCTCGCGGCGACCGCGGCGTGGGAGTCGGCGGCGACGCTGAAGGCCAACCCCGACGCGCCCCAGCTCCCGGTCCGCCGGGCCGCGCTCCGCGCCGGAAAGACGGTCTACGTGGCGCAGCCGCGGCTCCGCGACCCGGATCCGTTCCTCCGACTCGACCCGACGGAGATCCCCCCGGACGAGATCGACGACGCGACCACGGTCTCGGGGGTCTCCGAGTACGGGACGTCGACCGCGCCCGAGGACCTCCCGCACGTCGACCTGATCGTCGCCGGCTCCGTCGGCGTCACGACCGACGGCGCGCGGATCGGGAAGGGAGAGGGGTACAGCGACCTGGAGTGGGCGGTCCTCCGCGAGCTCGACGCGGTCGACACGGACACGACGGTCGCGACGACCGTCCACGAGCTCTCGGTCCTCGACGGCCCCGAGTCCGCCGCGGGCGCGGACGCCGACCTCCCGGGACCAGACGCCCACGACGTTCCCCTCGACCTCGTCGTCACCCCGGAGCGGACGGTCCGCACCGACACGCCGTACGCCCGTCCCTCCGGCGTCGACTGGGACGCGCTCGGCGGGGAGCGGCTGGACGCGATCCCGGTGCTTCGGGAGCGAGCGCCCGGCTCGGAGTGA
- a CDS encoding DUF1405 domain-containing protein, producing the protein MDIVGALGRDPPDRESLPRWVAPLPKRLEDVAFRFAWVIVAINLVGTAFGFWYYRFQFQALPTEAWVFIPDSPGATLLIASALGAWALGRSSDTLAALAFFGNVKLGLWTPYVLVVFYPQFLANSGPALYAFLLVSHLAMVVQAFVLHRITDFPLRAVAVATAWYTVDLLMDYFVPVTGEVTHTALPYADAEPWFTTTVLQVAAAGAVVLTVIPLFWTLGTRIASLRSRASDAGP; encoded by the coding sequence ATGGACATCGTCGGCGCGCTCGGCCGCGACCCGCCCGACCGCGAGTCGCTCCCGCGGTGGGTCGCGCCCCTCCCGAAGCGGCTGGAGGACGTCGCCTTCCGGTTCGCGTGGGTCATCGTCGCCATCAACCTCGTCGGCACCGCCTTCGGCTTCTGGTACTACCGGTTCCAGTTTCAGGCCCTGCCGACCGAGGCGTGGGTCTTCATTCCAGACAGCCCCGGCGCGACGCTGCTCATCGCCTCGGCGCTTGGCGCGTGGGCGCTCGGTCGGTCGAGCGACACGCTCGCCGCCCTCGCGTTCTTCGGCAACGTCAAGCTGGGGCTGTGGACGCCGTACGTCCTCGTCGTCTTCTACCCGCAGTTCCTCGCGAACTCGGGCCCGGCGCTGTACGCGTTCCTCCTCGTGAGCCACCTCGCGATGGTCGTTCAGGCGTTCGTCCTCCACCGCATCACGGACTTCCCGCTCCGCGCCGTCGCGGTCGCGACCGCGTGGTACACCGTCGACCTGCTGATGGACTACTTCGTCCCCGTCACCGGCGAGGTGACCCACACCGCGCTCCCGTACGCGGACGCCGAGCCGTGGTTCACCACCACGGTGTTACAGGTCGCGGCGGCCGGCGCGGTCGTGCTCACCGTGATCCCGCTGTTCTGGACGCTCGGAACCCGGATCGCGAGCCTTCGGAGTCGCGCGAGCGACGCCGGACCGTGA